A region of Alkalidesulfovibrio alkalitolerans DSM 16529 DNA encodes the following proteins:
- the carB gene encoding carbamoyl-phosphate synthase large subunit — MPKRTDIKKIMLIGSGPIVIGQACEFDYSGTQAIKALKEEGYEVVLVNSNPATIMTDPELADKTYIEPITPEAVIKILEKERPDALLPTLGGQTGLNTALAVAESGALERLGVELIGASQVAIRKAESREEFREAMQKIGLAVPQSGIARNMEDVRRLGQEIDFPIIIRPAYTLGGTGGGVAYNMEDLEEIAGRGLDASMKREVMLERSVLGWKEFELEVMRDCAGNCVIICSIENIDPMGVHTGDSVTVAPAQTLTDVEYQKMRDAAIAIMNEIGVDTGGSNVQFAVNPENGEMVVIEMNPRVSRSSALASKATGFPIAKIAAKLAVGYTLDEIPNDITRETMASFEPTIDYCVIKIPRFTFEKFPGSKDSLTTAMKSVGETMAIGRTFKEALQKGLRGLEIGVPGLGKDFGEPDCDREAILTSLRTPNSRRLFAVRQAMRCGMSNEDIFAATAIDPWFLRQIREIVEMEDALRAFGLTESISPDNPKLAPMLRAAKEMGFSDRQLATIWKWSMHDLRRLRKGLGVEPTYYLVDTCAAEFEAYTPYYYSTYEPGRETSPGEGRKVVILGGGPNRIGQGIEFDYCCCHSSFALRELGFRSIMVNSNPETVSTDYDTSDRLYFEPLTFEDVLNIIEFEKPEGVIVQFGGQTPLNLAVPLMRAGVPILGTSPDAIDRAEDRERFKALLEKLGLRQPANGLAKSFEEAKLIAGNIGYPVVVRPSYVLGGRAMEIVYDDAELENYFREAVVASPEHPILVDKFLQNAIEVDVDALSDGETTYVAGIMEHIEEAGIHSGDSACVIPPHTISAEIQAEIDRQTVALASELGVVGLMNIQFAIKDGDVYILEVNPRASRTSPFVSKATGVPLAKLATRVMMGEKLADIDPWSMRKGSHIAVKESVFPFNRFPGVDVLLGPEMRSTGEVMGIDTNFGLAFMKSQYAAGQKLPTEGTVFVSVNDRDKPMMLKTVQLFRQMGFNVVATSGTAAFLAEHGIESETVLKVYEGRPNICDMIKNRRIDLVINTASGKKTIHDSRDLRQTTLLYGVPYTTTISGAWAMALAIQALRESGMAVKSLQEYYGA, encoded by the coding sequence ATGCCCAAACGCACCGACATCAAGAAAATCATGCTCATCGGCTCCGGCCCCATCGTCATCGGTCAGGCCTGCGAGTTCGACTACTCCGGCACCCAGGCGATCAAGGCCCTCAAGGAAGAGGGCTACGAGGTCGTGCTCGTCAACTCCAACCCGGCCACGATCATGACCGACCCGGAGTTGGCGGACAAGACCTACATCGAGCCCATCACGCCCGAGGCAGTGATCAAGATCCTGGAGAAGGAGCGGCCCGACGCGCTTTTGCCCACCCTGGGCGGGCAGACCGGCCTGAACACGGCCCTGGCCGTGGCCGAATCCGGGGCGCTTGAGCGGCTCGGCGTGGAACTCATCGGCGCCTCGCAGGTTGCCATCCGCAAGGCCGAATCGCGCGAGGAGTTTCGCGAGGCCATGCAGAAGATCGGCCTGGCCGTGCCGCAATCGGGCATCGCCAGGAACATGGAGGATGTGCGCCGTCTGGGCCAGGAGATCGACTTCCCGATCATCATCCGCCCCGCCTACACTCTGGGCGGCACGGGAGGCGGCGTGGCCTACAACATGGAGGATCTCGAAGAGATCGCCGGGCGCGGCCTGGACGCCTCCATGAAGCGCGAGGTCATGCTCGAACGCTCCGTGCTCGGTTGGAAGGAATTTGAGCTTGAGGTCATGCGCGACTGCGCGGGCAACTGCGTGATCATCTGCTCCATCGAGAACATCGACCCCATGGGCGTGCACACGGGCGACTCCGTGACCGTGGCCCCGGCCCAGACCCTGACCGACGTCGAGTACCAGAAGATGCGCGACGCGGCCATCGCCATCATGAACGAGATCGGCGTGGACACGGGCGGCTCGAACGTGCAGTTCGCGGTCAATCCCGAGAACGGCGAGATGGTGGTCATCGAGATGAACCCCCGCGTCTCGCGTTCCTCGGCCCTGGCCTCCAAGGCCACGGGATTCCCCATCGCCAAGATCGCGGCCAAGCTCGCCGTGGGCTATACCCTGGACGAGATCCCCAACGACATCACGCGCGAGACCATGGCCTCCTTCGAGCCGACCATCGACTACTGCGTGATCAAAATTCCGCGCTTCACCTTCGAGAAGTTCCCCGGTTCCAAGGACTCCCTGACCACGGCCATGAAGAGCGTGGGCGAGACCATGGCCATCGGCCGGACCTTCAAGGAGGCGCTGCAAAAGGGCCTGCGCGGCCTGGAGATCGGCGTGCCGGGCCTGGGCAAGGATTTCGGCGAGCCCGATTGCGACCGCGAGGCCATTTTGACCTCGCTGCGCACGCCCAACTCGCGGCGGCTCTTCGCCGTGCGCCAAGCCATGCGTTGCGGCATGAGCAACGAGGATATTTTCGCGGCCACGGCCATCGATCCCTGGTTCCTGCGCCAGATCCGCGAGATCGTGGAAATGGAGGACGCGCTGCGCGCCTTCGGCCTGACCGAATCCATCTCCCCGGACAACCCCAAGCTCGCGCCCATGCTGCGCGCGGCCAAGGAGATGGGTTTCTCCGACCGTCAGCTGGCCACGATCTGGAAATGGTCCATGCATGACCTCAGGCGGCTGCGCAAGGGCCTGGGCGTCGAGCCGACCTACTACCTGGTGGACACCTGCGCCGCGGAGTTCGAGGCCTACACCCCCTACTACTATTCCACCTACGAGCCCGGCCGCGAGACCTCGCCCGGCGAGGGCCGCAAGGTCGTCATCCTGGGCGGCGGGCCCAACCGCATCGGCCAGGGCATCGAGTTCGACTACTGCTGCTGCCACTCCTCCTTCGCCCTGCGCGAATTGGGCTTTAGGTCCATCATGGTCAACTCCAACCCCGAGACCGTCTCCACGGACTACGACACCTCGGACCGCCTCTACTTCGAGCCGCTGACCTTCGAGGACGTGCTGAACATCATCGAGTTCGAGAAGCCCGAGGGAGTGATCGTCCAGTTCGGCGGCCAGACGCCGTTGAATCTCGCCGTGCCCCTGATGCGCGCGGGCGTGCCCATCCTAGGCACTTCGCCCGACGCCATCGATCGCGCCGAGGACCGCGAGCGCTTCAAGGCCCTGCTCGAAAAACTCGGACTCAGGCAACCCGCCAACGGCTTGGCCAAGTCCTTCGAGGAAGCCAAGCTCATCGCCGGGAACATCGGCTATCCCGTGGTCGTCCGTCCCTCTTACGTGCTGGGCGGCCGGGCCATGGAGATCGTCTACGACGACGCCGAGCTCGAAAACTACTTCCGCGAGGCCGTGGTCGCCTCGCCCGAGCACCCCATCCTGGTGGACAAGTTTCTGCAGAACGCCATCGAGGTGGACGTGGACGCCCTTTCGGACGGCGAGACGACATACGTCGCGGGCATCATGGAGCACATCGAGGAGGCGGGCATCCACTCCGGCGATTCGGCCTGCGTCATCCCGCCGCACACCATCTCCGCCGAAATCCAGGCCGAGATCGACCGCCAGACCGTGGCCTTGGCCTCGGAACTCGGCGTCGTGGGCCTGATGAACATCCAGTTCGCCATCAAGGACGGCGACGTCTACATCCTCGAAGTCAACCCCCGCGCCTCGCGCACATCGCCCTTCGTTTCCAAGGCCACTGGCGTGCCGCTGGCCAAGCTGGCCACGCGGGTCATGATGGGCGAAAAGCTGGCCGACATCGACCCCTGGTCCATGCGCAAGGGCAGCCATATCGCGGTCAAGGAATCGGTCTTCCCCTTCAACCGTTTCCCCGGCGTGGACGTGCTGCTCGGACCCGAGATGCGCTCCACCGGCGAGGTCATGGGCATCGACACGAACTTCGGGCTGGCCTTCATGAAGTCGCAGTACGCAGCGGGGCAGAAGCTGCCCACCGAAGGCACGGTCTTCGTCTCGGTCAACGACCGTGACAAGCCCATGATGCTTAAGACCGTGCAGCTTTTCCGGCAGATGGGCTTCAACGTGGTCGCCACCAGCGGCACCGCGGCCTTTTTGGCCGAGCACGGCATCGAGAGCGAAACCGTGCTCAAGGTCTACGAGGGACGGCCCAACATTTGCGACATGATCAAGAACCGGCGCATCGATTTGGTCATCAACACCGCCAGCGGCAAGAAGACCATCCACGATTCGCGCGATCTGCGGCAGACCACTTTGTTGTACGGCGTGCCCTACACCACGACCATCTCGGGCGCCTGGGCCATGGCCTTGGCCATCCAGGCGTTGCGCGAGTCGGGCATGGCGGTCAAGAGCCTGCAGGAATACTACGGAGCCTAA
- a CDS encoding DMT family protein, whose protein sequence is MPVLLKTVILLTLSNVFMTFAWYAHLKNLAAKPWYVAALVSWGIALFEYLLQVPANRIGYTQLSLPQLKIMQEVITLAVFAPFSIWYMGQPFKLDFVWAGLCLCGAVYFIFRN, encoded by the coding sequence GTGCCCGTGCTTCTCAAGACCGTCATCCTGCTCACGCTGTCCAACGTCTTCATGACCTTCGCCTGGTACGCGCACCTGAAGAACCTGGCGGCCAAGCCGTGGTACGTTGCGGCCCTCGTCTCGTGGGGCATCGCCCTGTTCGAGTACCTGCTCCAGGTGCCCGCCAACCGCATCGGCTACACCCAACTCAGCCTGCCGCAACTGAAGATCATGCAGGAGGTCATCACCCTGGCGGTCTTCGCGCCCTTCTCCATCTGGTACATGGGCCAGCCCTTCAAGCTCGACTTCGTCTGGGCGGGCCTTTGCCTGTGCGGGGCGGTCTACTTCATCTTCCGGAATTAG
- the hgcB gene encoding mercury methylation ferredoxin HgcB translates to MRDFRHLENIVTLDYDREKCIGCGACPTVCPHEVFALRGDKAELVDHGGCMECGACALNCPSGAITVRPGVGCAQAILYGWLSRVPLLRRVVAPDACCS, encoded by the coding sequence ATGAGGGATTTCAGGCACCTGGAGAACATCGTCACCCTGGACTACGACCGGGAGAAGTGCATCGGCTGCGGCGCGTGCCCCACGGTCTGCCCGCACGAGGTCTTCGCGCTGCGTGGAGACAAGGCCGAGCTCGTGGACCACGGCGGCTGCATGGAGTGCGGGGCCTGCGCCTTGAACTGTCCGTCCGGGGCCATCACGGTCCGGCCGGGCGTGGGCTGCGCCCAGGCCATCCTCTACGGCTGGCTCTCGCGCGTGCCGCTTCTGCGCCGGGTCGTGGCCCCGGACGCCTGCTGTTCCTGA
- the hgcA gene encoding mercury methylation corrinoid protein HgcA, with protein sequence MVSPAALTAKDFAAFTTNISCGTNGSPCGAGDVIAQGAPADDAPCUGPRNELPPEAAGERPGLRSWDFVSGWLQTPAGLVPRVRFDWAASDRLGALAVRMGIGRDSYRIAPGLYALGEPDAQSPVIVTCNYKLTFDILRRDLAGHSCWLLVIETYGINVWCAAGKRSFSTAEVAARVRATGLERIVEHRRLVLPQLAAPGVAARKLRGLCGFGAVFGPVRSRDLPAFLGAGFTAEPSMRRAEFPLGERLTVALVEMHAARKFMAWTLALCLVLAALGPAWKGGFSVMGLLAVGLGAFAMTLAGFVGGTFVTPALLRLLPGRAFAAKGLLAGAAVGLPLAVLLARSVPEGLAALSICAAFSSWFAMHYTGSTPFTSLSGVDREMRRYMPAQGLLAFLAVMLWLGWSWFGGPAAGGS encoded by the coding sequence GCGCAGGGTGCGCCTGCCGACGACGCGCCGTGCTGAGGCCCCAGGAACGAACTGCCGCCGGAGGCGGCAGGAGAGCGGCCGGGGCTCAGGTCCTGGGATTTCGTGAGTGGCTGGCTGCAAACGCCCGCCGGGCTCGTGCCGAGGGTGCGGTTTGACTGGGCCGCGTCGGACCGCCTGGGCGCGCTGGCCGTGCGCATGGGCATCGGCCGCGACAGCTACCGCATCGCGCCGGGGCTCTACGCCCTGGGTGAGCCGGACGCACAAAGCCCGGTCATCGTGACCTGCAACTACAAGCTGACCTTCGATATCCTTCGCCGTGACCTGGCCGGGCACAGTTGCTGGCTTCTGGTCATCGAGACCTACGGGATCAACGTCTGGTGCGCGGCGGGCAAGCGCAGCTTCTCCACCGCAGAGGTGGCCGCGCGGGTCCGCGCCACGGGGCTCGAACGGATCGTGGAGCACCGCAGGCTCGTCTTGCCCCAGCTTGCCGCGCCCGGCGTGGCCGCCCGCAAACTGCGTGGGCTGTGCGGTTTCGGCGCCGTGTTCGGCCCGGTGCGCTCGCGCGATCTGCCTGCCTTTCTGGGGGCCGGGTTCACGGCCGAGCCGTCTATGCGGCGGGCCGAGTTTCCGCTCGGCGAGAGGCTGACCGTGGCCCTGGTGGAGATGCACGCCGCGCGCAAGTTCATGGCCTGGACCCTGGCGCTCTGCCTTGTGCTGGCCGCGCTCGGGCCGGCCTGGAAGGGCGGTTTTTCGGTCATGGGCCTGCTTGCGGTGGGCCTTGGGGCCTTCGCCATGACCCTGGCGGGGTTCGTCGGGGGCACGTTCGTCACGCCCGCGCTCTTGCGTCTGTTGCCCGGCCGCGCCTTTGCGGCCAAGGGGCTGCTCGCGGGCGCGGCCGTTGGGCTGCCGCTGGCCGTGCTTCTGGCGCGCTCCGTACCCGAGGGGCTGGCCGCGCTGTCGATCTGCGCCGCGTTCTCTTCCTGGTTCGCCATGCACTACACCGGCTCCACGCCGTTCACCTCGCTCTCCGGCGTGGATCGCGAGATGCGGCGCTACATGCCCGCGCAGGGGCTGCTGGCGTTTCTGGCCGTCATGTTGTGGCTGGGCTGGTCCTGGTTCGGCGGCCCGGCTGCTGGAGGTTCGTGA